AAGACATGGTAAGAGAATTTTTCATTGCCTCACGTGTGGTAGAATCGTACTGAATTGTCTGGCTGCCTGTGGTTTTCAATCGCTGTCGCATGTCTTCCAATTCTTCCGGTGTGTCGAAAGCGTAATATGCATTTCCGCTATTCAATAACTGTTCAGCGTATTTGAGGTAGATGTTTTTTCTTTCTGATTGACGATAAGGACCATATCTGCCTCCTATATCCGGGCCTTCATTATGTTGAATGCCGCACCATTGTAAAGCTTCCAAAATGTATTGCTCTGCACCTTGCACAAATCGCGATTGGTCAGTGTCTTCAATGCGGATAATGAATGAGCCATTATTTTTTTTTGCAAAAAGAAAATTATATAAAGCAGTTCGTACCCCTCCTATATGAAGAGGCCCTGTGGGACTTGGGGCAAACCGGACGCGAACGGGTTGATCGCTCATAACGGGCAAAAATAATTTAATTATTAATGGTCTATAGCTGTATTAAGAACGCAGACCTGGTGCAATCTGTGCTTTTCAAATACCAGCAAAGTATTCATTCTTAATAAAGGATTGTATCTCCTGCAAAAAATGTTAAACCTGTAGCTATAAGTGCTTCAGGGTTAAAGAATGCAATATTGAGCATACTGAATCGTCTTACACCTTAACGCTTGTATAATGGGAATGTATTTTATAAAGACTCCTGAAATATTAAAAAAAATTTATCCCCGTCAGATTTGGAGTTATCCTGAATCAAAAAAAACGCTTTATTTAACCTTTGATGATGGACCCACACCGTCTATTTCTGAATCGACTTTGAAAGAATTAAAAAAATTTTCTGCAAAGGCTACCTTCTTTTTAGTAGGGCAGAATGCTGAAAAAAACCCGGACCTTGTATCAAGAATAAAAAGTGAAGGCCATACTATCGGCAACCATACTTACAAACATCTGAATGGTTGGACTACAAACACCAATACCTATATCAGGGATATTCTTAAATGTGATAAGATTATCGGGA
The nucleotide sequence above comes from Chitinophagales bacterium. Encoded proteins:
- a CDS encoding polysaccharide deacetylase family protein, with translation MYFIKTPEILKKIYPRQIWSYPESKKTLYLTFDDGPTPSISESTLKELKKFSAKATFFLVGQNAEKNPDLVSRIKSEGHTIGNHTYKHLNGWTTNTNTYIRDILKCDKIIGSNLFRPPYGRITKAQTSIMLHRYRVIMWDVLSGDFDPGISKNRCLKNVLENTEPGSIIVFHDSIKAADRMQYALPRVLEYYSEKGFRFSSLQLN